The following are encoded together in the Falsiruegeria litorea R37 genome:
- a CDS encoding branched-chain amino acid ABC transporter permease: MEQILANGVYLGSQYAMIALGLTLIFALMNVLNFAHGQMYVIGGFVTYTFYGQWGVPFVLALVMSCVTLAILGALIEKFLFAPVIKGSAREESTMLLAAGIAFFLDALILLIFGEKQRGVPKIIDGVFNWDFRIIMPYDRILICVLAILSIVAFVGLMQYTKTGRALRALAQDRTAAQLMGVNVGRYSMIGFALGAMLAGLVGGLLVTITGVNLGMGGPTSIKAFMMVMIGGAGVISGAIWGGIILGFMEAIGLALLYQYGDITYLLIFVSLMIFLAIRPQGLMGKPWG; the protein is encoded by the coding sequence ATGGAACAGATATTGGCCAATGGCGTCTATCTAGGGTCCCAGTATGCGATGATCGCGCTTGGTCTGACCCTGATCTTTGCCCTGATGAACGTCCTTAACTTTGCCCATGGGCAGATGTATGTGATCGGCGGCTTCGTCACTTACACTTTCTACGGTCAATGGGGCGTCCCGTTTGTCTTGGCGCTCGTGATGTCTTGCGTCACGCTGGCCATCCTTGGTGCATTGATCGAGAAATTTCTATTCGCGCCGGTGATCAAAGGATCGGCGCGCGAGGAAAGCACGATGCTGCTGGCCGCTGGCATCGCCTTCTTCCTCGATGCATTGATCCTGCTGATCTTCGGTGAGAAGCAGCGCGGTGTTCCCAAGATCATCGACGGCGTGTTCAACTGGGATTTCCGGATCATAATGCCCTACGACCGCATCCTGATCTGTGTGCTGGCGATCCTGTCGATCGTCGCCTTTGTCGGCCTGATGCAATACACAAAGACGGGCCGCGCCCTGCGCGCCCTGGCCCAGGATCGGACAGCAGCCCAGTTGATGGGCGTGAATGTCGGCCGCTATTCAATGATCGGATTTGCACTTGGCGCGATGCTCGCCGGTTTGGTCGGCGGCCTGTTGGTCACGATCACGGGCGTTAACCTTGGCATGGGCGGTCCCACATCGATCAAAGCCTTTATGATGGTGATGATTGGCGGCGCAGGTGTGATCTCCGGCGCGATTTGGGGCGGTATCATTCTGGGGTTTATGGAGGCAATCGGCCTCGCGCTGCTCTATCAGTACGGCGACATCACCTATCTGCTGATCTTCGTTTCCTTGATGATTTTCCTCGCCATCAGACCGCAAGGACTGATGGGCAAGCCGTGGGGTTGA